In Odontesthes bonariensis isolate fOdoBon6 chromosome 6, fOdoBon6.hap1, whole genome shotgun sequence, one genomic interval encodes:
- the LOC142382963 gene encoding beta-crystallin B3-like, with protein sequence MSEQQSASEQLAAGKSQGGAGASYKVVLFEFENFQGCKAEFSAECKDVTEKELEKVGSMIVDSGPWVGYDRQGFTGEQFILEKGEYPRWDTWTNSQSSYSLLSLRPLNVDSAEHKLHLYENPGYTGRKMEIVDDDVPSLWSHGFQDRVASVKALNGTWVGYMYPGYRGRQFIFERGDFKHWNDWEAPAPQIQSVRRVRDMQWHKRGCFIVPEPAPAPGPGPEPDPAPEPPAPPPTAGTS encoded by the exons ATGTCGGAGCAGCAGAGCGCCTCCGAGCAGCTGGCTGCTGGGAAGAGCCAGGGTGGAGCTGGAGCCTCGTATAAG GTGGTGCTGTTTGAGTTTGAAAACTTTCAGGGCTGCAAGGCAGAGTTTTCTGCAGAGTGTAAAGATGTGACAGAGAAGGAGCTGGAGAAGGTCGGCTCTATGATTGTTGACTCAGGACC CTGGGTGGGTTACGATCGTCAGGGGTTCACAGGGGAGCAGTTTATTCTGGAGAAGGGCGAGTATCCACGCTGGGACACATGGACTAACAGTCAGAGCAGCTACTCCCTCTTGTCTCTAAGGCCACTAAATGTG GATAGTGCTGAACACAAGCTGCACCTGTACGAAAACCCTGGATATACTGGCAGAAAGATGGAGATCGTAGATGATGATGTTCCAAGTTTGTGGAGCCACGGTTTTCAGGATCGTGTAGCAAGTGTCAAGGCTCTTAATGGAAC ATGGGTTGGCTACATGTACCCAGGCTACAGGGGTCGGCAGTTCATCTTCGAGCGAGGAGATTTCAAGCACTGGAACGACTGGGAGGCCCCTGCACCACAGATCCAGTCTGTCCGACGTGTGAGGGACATGCAGTGGCACAAGAGGGGCTGTTTCATTGTTCCCGagcctgctcctgctcctggtcCCGGCCCAGAACCTGATCCCGCTCCAGAACCTCCTGCCCCTCCTCCTACAGCTGGAACCAGCTGA
- the LOC142382487 gene encoding uncharacterized protein LOC142382487, with protein MAAQVEVQTGEVGRAVAAARLLLSPLTDSNNQSLIEIPAINQAHIIDSELNKPVPCPKPRLTPKPFAVERNPTIKPILAPKPHTKPRPESTRLAGHKPDPPSTPKPTARPVSTNPNRPAPTSFKMCNKLNTGQTTKPVVQPFKPAPPLHPGDPTKPTLAVPAERQKPSGSSLAHSKSHKRLSAAEWSGTTTREDEKGQKAQNKGGTSITRAKSMGFLAQVGQEEERKEKVQPEVSVPLRPKPRSSRPRPVSAIFPISPTNAESPVPVPRWRGRRPLSADLTSKFESIGLSLHCKSPKANTKENTSEEKPLPPKREQGKTPKSTTSQSSESTADPTLTDQTNKKTEETAVKDAEEDKCGASIKSRISLFLDSPSTPGAGATSQVSDLPSPVPQVHEIESPVGVKQLIKQLTEDVTPTQSPVIKPVQRPRPLQFDLTQRFSSERSPDLVSLTEAADRHEIGKDPQRGAEESATTPNDQKMFLDSKDFSELLKKPSTPEWLELGQTNATFKESGPGAEVHTVRASLFENVVERHSVMVMDEGKSVNTAKDSLSSPLFNREAEEDDGTLVTASYKEPVSQSSPLRVLHAFDTVQAVEENRAVSESVQTAQWEDKAMTLRSRRSEVGRPVVERTDPTQAQPASAAMPEPQLRYLRVGALQKWTTTGLEQDTGLEKGMLKESQREAQLALDKDGEKQRIADQDEVGAAPKRLKMLQTEEQPKPRATYFALTGQMQESVSPGDAGANFGDMTAPFEDFSVRSALGGSQGKILAVRRNPSLDEALGKTSQSQEQLEEMIRSQMSSMELRSQMDEQTKEEMTEVEKKRERKKEADRHRTKVTELEREKQKHLEMEKQTHLEYARMKEREMQREFERQRQKAFEKEKQEFEEKQRALERQKLLELERQRLQEFEKEKQLQLEKEKQEQERKSKMDKDKLQEREREREKKRQKQRDEERQRELDRERWQLEIQREKQKMEEMERQKLLEFQKQKQREEERQQLIEQERQRLRERKEREEAEKLRQVALEQEMLRIKELEKERLKHREMERQKEFEKQRELEREKQRRLDFERQGLENQKQRQHEQREKQRKEDLERIKEMERIQLFEFEKQKQSERERQQLLELEKHRLKEKMEREEAEKRDNAEKLRLIARQQEAERQRLLELEKRRLKEKMEREEAEKMRLIARHQEAERQQLLELEKRRLIEKMEREEAEKRDNAEKMRLIARQQEAERQRLKEKQRKEEQERLRLESSALKTKVLDLDSVFRNDLLCKAASQWSDPATRWKEPYKPVILDIDSFTSQAQLSPGKDLFPATGFQSPDADYGVRLQPTPERDVTWKIPSQTSGGFSSPVWTTSPQDPWELQPVEMSVDKPEPRKSANKLHPEQLLLRQEEHLPSPQRTWSAFLDEPHHLAPFPVAEVITGNSSGRSSRRTPGEQIWIPREPHPPQESKEEIQSHRRSQGSQELNRMRSRSVSRRSAPSSSAEEGSLSRMRSRSAHRDQDRRIWVQQKQSGEEEGKDSETPICETDSQYGTWETGLRTDDSLTPATPSSDGYASPSPRKPTPLHSPGDQASQFETDILDVPHPPSSSESQTLLFPDAPTTLLDTSALRSRAQLGKKRAPRTRPSRAAHQVTAQAEGDGGTSEDWLYRDSTEPKAENKDDDSESEEQARGADGGPAVASQPQRIALFPGVDPSALKAQLKKRGDSDNQTDGPTPSPSQPSRSPKSPFLPRAARVLPTPGGKENGEEESPQWLKELKSKKRLSHYENEC; from the exons atgGCTGCTCAGGTGGAGGTTCAAACCGGGGAAGTAGGGAGGGCGGTGGCGGCAGCACGACTTCTCCTGAGTCCCCTGACTGACTCTAACAATCAGAGCCTTATCGAGATCCCGGCTATCAATCAGGCCCATATCATTGACTCAGAACTTAACAAACCTGTCCCATGTCCTAAGCCACGACTCACACCCAAACCTTTTGCAGTTGAGAGAAATCCCACTATTAAGCCCATACTTGCCCCTAAGCCCCATACCAAACCCCGACCTGAGTCTACTCGCCTTGCTGGACACAAACCAGATCCTCCAAGCACTCCCAAACCAACAGCAAGACCAGTGTCTACTAACCCTAACCGTCCTGCCCCTACCTCCTTTAAAATGTGTAATAAATTGAACACTGGACAGACAACCAAGCCAGTAGTTCAGCCATTTAAAccagctcctcctcttcatcctggAGACCCCACTAAACCCACCCTTGCTGTGCCAGCTGAGAGGCAGAAACCCTCTGGATCAAGCTTGGCCCATTCCAAGAGCCATAAAAGACTTTCAGCAGCAGAATGGTCTGGAACCACTACAAGGGAAGATGAGAAGGGGCAAAAGGCACAAAATAAAGGTGGAACCTCGATAACAAGAGCTAAGTCCATGGGTTTTCTCGCTCAGGTAGGGCAGGAGGAAGAACGAAAAGAGAAAGTGCAACCCGAAGTGTCTGTGCCACTGCGACCCAAACCCAGAAGTTCAAGACCCCGACCTGTGTCAGCCATTTTCCCCATCAGTCCGACTAATGCAGAAAGCCCGGTTCCTGTTCCCCGTTGGCGCGGGAGACGACCCCTTTCAGCAGATCTCACATCCAAGTTTGAGTCAATTGGTCTGTCACTGCACTGCAAAAGTCCGAAGGCAAACACTAAGGAGAACACTTCAGAAGAGAAGCCCCTGCCACCCAAGAGAGAACAAGGTAAAACGCCAAAGAGTACCACATCACAAAGCTCTGAAAGTACAGCTGATCCAACCCTCACTGACCAAACCAACAAAAAGACAGAGGAGACAGCTGTTAAAGACGCTGAGGAGGATAAGTGTGGGGCTAGCATCAAATCCCGAATCAGTCTTTTCCTAGATTCACCGTCCACTCCCGGGGCAGGTGCTACAAGCCAAGTATCAGATCTTCCCTCTCCAGTGCCGCAAGTTCATGAAATTGAATCCCCAGTGGGTGTTAAACAGCTCATCAAACAGCTGACCGAGGATGTAACACCAACTCAGAGCCCAGTCATAAAACCAGTACAGAGGCCCCGCCCCTTGCAGTTTGACTTAACCCAAAG GTTTTCATCTGAGAGGTCACCAGACCTTGTTTCCCTCACTGAGGCAGCAGACCGCCATGAAATCGGCAAAGATCCTCAGAGAGGG GCTGAAGAGTCAGCTACCACTCCGAATGACCAGAAGATGTTTTTGGATTCAAAAGATTTCTCAGAGCTGCTCAAAAAGCCCTCCACGCCTGAATGGCTGGAGTTAGGACAGACTAATGCTACCTTTAAGGAAAGCGGCCCTGGTGCTGAAGTACACACCGTTCGGGCGTCCTTGTTTGAAAATGTTGTGGAGAGGCACAGTGTAATGGTGATGGATGAGGGCaaatctgtaaacacagccaaggaTTCACTCAGTAGCCCGTTGTTTAACAGAGAAGCTGAAGAGGATGACGGAACACTAGTCACCGCCAGCTACAAGGAACCTGTATCTCAGTCAAGCCCTCTCAGAGTGTTGCATGCCTTTGACACTGTACAGGCAGTGGAAGAGAACAGGGCAGTGAGTGAGAGTGTCCAAACAGCCCAGTGGGAGGATAAAGCCATGACACTTCGCTCCAGACGCTCAGAGGTTGGCAGACCAGTGGTAGAGAGGACAGATCCAACACAAGCTCAACCAGCCTCTGCCGCGATGCCAGAACCGCAGCTGCGATATCTGAGAGTAGGAGCTTTACAGAAGTGGACCACTACGGGTCTTGAGCAGGATACCGGTCTAGAGAAAGGGATGCTAAAGGAGTCACAAAGGGAAGCGCAACTAGCTTTGGATAAAGATGGAGAGAAGCAAAGGATAGCAGATCAGGATGAGGTGGGAGCAGCTCCTAAACGTCtgaaaatgctgcagacagaagAACAACCAAAACCAAGGGCAACTTACTTTGCTTTGACTGGACAAATGCAGGAGTCTGTTTCACCTGGAGATGCAGGAGCTAACTTTGGGGACATGACTGCGCCCTTTGAAGATTTCTCTGTTAGGTCTGCACTGGGTGGCTCACAAGGGAAGATCCTCGCAGTAAGGAGGAATCCGTCTTTAGATGAAGCTCTTGGAAAAACCTCTCAATCTCAAGAGCAACTTGAAGAGATGATTAGGAGCCAAATGTCATCCATGGAGCTAAGGTCACAGATGGACGAACAGACTAAAGAGGAAATGACAGAagttgaaaagaaaagagagcgAAAAAAGGAGGCAGATCGACACAGGACGAAAGTGACAGAGCTTGAAAGGGAAAAACAGAAACATCTAGAAATGGAGAAACAAACACATTTGGAATATGCACgaatgaaggagagggagaTGCAAAGAGAATTTGAAAGGCAAAGACAGAAAGCATTTGAAAAGGAGAAACAAGAATTTGAGGAGAAACAGCGTGCGCTGGAAAGGCAAAAACTGCTTGAGCTTGAAAGACAGAGACTACAAGAGtttgaaaaagagaaacagctgcaactcgaaaaagaaaagcaagaacAGGAGAGAAAGAGTAAGATGGATAAGGACAAACTGCAAGAAAGGGAGAGAGAGCGTGAAAAGAAGAGGCAAAAACAAAGGGAtgaagagaggcagagagagctagACAGGGAAAGATGGCAACTGGAAATCCAAAGGGAGAAACAGAAAATGGAGGAGATGGAAAGACAAAAGCTCTTAGAGTTCCAAAAACAGAAGCAGAGGGAAGAGGAGAGACAGCAACTTATCGAGCAAGAGAGGCAGAGACTCAGGGAAAGGAAGGAGAGAGAAGAGGCAGAGAAGTTAAGGCAGGTGGCACTGGAACAGGAAATGTTGAGAATCAAAGAGCTTGAAAAAGAGAGGTTGAAACACAGGGAGATGGAGCGTCAGAAAGAGTTTGAGAAACAAAGAGAATTAGAGAGGGAGAAACAGAGACGACTAGACTTTGAGAGGCAGGGATTGGAAAATCAGAAGCAGAGACAACACGAACAGAGGGAAAAGCAGAGGAAAGAGGATTTGGAAAGAATCAAAGAGATGGAGAGAATACAGTTGTTTGAGTTTGAGAAGCAAAAACAGTCAGAGAGGGAAAGACAGCAACTTCTGGAGCTTGAGAAACACAGACTGAAGGAGAAGATGGAAAGGGAGGAGGCAGAGAAAAGGGATAATGCAGAGAAATTGAGACTTATTGCAAGACAACAAGAAGCAGAAAGACAGCGACTTTTGGAACTTGAGAAACGCAGACTGAAGGAGAAGATGGAAAGGGAGGAGGCAGAGAAAATGAGACTCATTGCCAGACATCAAGAAGCAGAAAGACAGCAACTTTTGGAGCTTGAGAAACGAAGACTGATAGAGAAGATGGAAAGGGAGGAGGCAGAGAAAAGGGATAATGCAGAGAAAATGAGACTCATTGCCAGACAACAAGAAGCAGAAAGACAGCGACTCAAAGAGAAGCAGAGAAAAGAGGAGCAGGAAAGGCTGAGGTTGGAGTCTTCTGCTCTGAAAACCAAGGTTCTGGATCTGGACTCGGTGTTCAGAAACGACCTGTTGTGTAAGGCTGCTTCTCAATGGAGTGACCCCGCCACACGCTGGAAGGAGCCTTACAAACCTGTCATTCTTGACATCGACTCCTTTACATCTCAAGCTCAGCTCTCGCCTGGTAAAGATTTATTTCCAGCCACTGGTTTTCAGAGTCCAGATGCTGATTATGGAGTAAGATTACAGCCTACACCTGAAAGAGATGTCACCTGGAAGATACCATCGCAGACTTCAGGAGGTTTCTCAAGCCCAGTATGGACAACTTCTCCTCAGGATCCATGGGAGCTACAGCCTGTGGAGATGTCAGTTGACAAACCCGAACCCAGAAAATCTGCCAATAAGCTCCACCCAGAACAGCTGCTCCTCAGGCAGGAGGAACACCTCCCATCTCCACAGAGGACCTGGTCTGCCTTCCTGGATGAGCCTCACCACTTGGCCCCTTTTCCTGTGGCAGAGGTCATAACGGGGAACTCTTCTGGTAGATCCTCCCGCAGAACTCCAGGAGAACAGATCTGGATCCCCAGAGAGCCACACCCTCCACAAGAGAGCAAGGAAGAGATCCAGAGCCACAGGAGATCCCAGGGATCCCAG GAGTTGAATAGGATGAGGTCTCGGAGTGTGTCGCGGCGATCGGCCCCTTCGAGCAGCGCTGAGGAGGGAAGTCTCTCCAGGATGAGGAGTCGCAGTGCCCACAGAGACCAGGACCGCCGCATCTGG GTGCAACAGAAGCAAAGTGGTGAAGAAGAGGGGAAAGACTCAGAAACACCAATTTGTGAGACTGACAGTCAGTATGGGACCTGGGAGACAGGACTGCGCACCGATGATAG CCTTACACCTGCCACTCCCAGTTCAGACGGCTATGCCAGTCCCTCACCGAGGAAGCCCACTCCACTCCACTCACCAGGTGATCAGGCTTCACAGTTTGAAACTGACATTCTGGATGTTCCCCATCCTCCGTCTTCATCAGAGAGCCAGACTCTTCTTTTCCCTGAT GCTCCGACCACTTTGTTAGACACCAGCGCTCTCCGCTCTAGAGCCCAACTGGGGAAGAAACGAGCCCCACGGACTCGACCGTCAAGGGCGGCCCATCAGGTTACTGCACAGGCTGAAGGAGATGGAGGAACCTCAGAGGACTGGCTTTACCGGGACTCGACAG AGCCAAAGGCTGAGAATAAAGACGACGACTCAGAGTCTGAGGAGCAGGCCAGAGGAGCTGATGGTGGTCCAGCTGTTGCCTCGCAGCCGCAGAGGATTGCCCTGTTTCCTGGTGTAGACCCCTCAGCTTTAAAG GCCCAGCTGAAGAAGAGGGGTGACTCTGACAATCAAACTGATGGACCTACTCCCTCTCCTTCTCAGCCGTCACGCTCTCCCAAGTCCCCATTCCTCCCACGAGCAGCCCGCGTGCTGCCCACACCTGGCGGGAAAGAAAACGG CGAGGAGGAGTCACCCCAGTGGTTGAAAGAGCTGAAATCAAAGAAGCGCTTGAGTCATTATGAAAATGAGTGCTAA
- the rnf10 gene encoding E3 ubiquitin-protein ligase RNF10, with the protein MLESSAALCPEFGLNTAHCTETNMEKNPNSSTSTKVPPRSSSTGPPPGESKPKTEGKNNGGSKRYNRKREPSVPKADSFTGPRRTNTQKSKNFDKRPPQRGGGRQYGVAGGGRREEVAETRRAEFSPAQFAGPKKISLNHLLNFTFEPRGGNGSVGDGGHSCWGRRNKWGHKNKPFNKELFLQANCQFVVTDDQDYKAHFTDPDTLVNWDCVQQVRIYSHEVPSCPICLYPPVAARITRCGHIFCWPCMLHYLSLSDKSWSKCPICYEAVNTDDLKSVVAMETKQYVAGDVITMRLMQREKGALVAMPSSQWVKVEEPVRFGDACLSPYSKLLLTSPAQFLGLIAEEKAVLQAQLSQEEDSQGCFIQSSLCLLQEHEEMLQQQQKTNMDSPDLSSLTLKEPSSPVEEVVTNISSAKPVLQYSSAFDDEVVEQTEDAVSELPGFPEAILESVLEEPPEAMMDVVPEPQLDEESPANQAESGRPSASVVHGPYYYFYQADDCQQMFLHPVNVRCLLREYGSLEACPDSITATVVEIVGQTVTEDIRRRHRYLAHLPLTCEFSICELALQPPVLSKETLDTFADDLEKRKRLRQKKARDEKRREKRIEIEESKKQGRYPEVHIGLENLHHFPAFNSPPYDSSPPIQPDFTLAPPSPLSSSPSSDGMRCPSLCASSPTVGSVEDDSHCMSFAQMLRDGKARADAGPRIVPKRDTLLAPPAADSDGESDGSDRVPVPSFQNSFSQAFEKALLQLDNGPASPPQPVVEPDEKGGKKKKKKQKLLFSTSMVHTK; encoded by the exons ATGCTAGAGAGCTCGGCGGCTCTCTGCCCGGAGTTTGGCCTCAACACCGCTCACTGCACGGAGACAAACATGGAGAAAAACCCAaacagcagcaccagcaccaagGTTCCGCCCCGTTCCAGCTCCACAGGCCCACCGCCGGGCGAATCTAAACCCAAAACAG AAGGTAAAAACAATGGAGGCTCGAAGCGCTACAACCGCAAGCGCGAGCCCTCCGTTCCCAAAGCTGACAGTTTTACCGGCCCTCGCCGCACCAATACACAGAAAAGCAAGAATTTTGACAAGAGACCCCCTCAGAGAGGTGGAGGACGACAGTATGGAGTTGCAGGTGGAGGACGACGTGAGGAG GTAGCAGAGACGCGCCGGGCCGAGTTTAGCCCGGCTCAATTTGCTGGACCCAAGAAAATAAGCCTGAACCACCTGCTTAACTTCACCTTTGAACCCCGTGGAGGTAATGGTAGCGTCGGAGATGGCGGCCACTCCTGTTGGGGCCGCAGAAATAAATGGGGCCACAAGAATAAGCCCTTCAACAAGGAGCTTTTTCTGCAGGCCAA TTGCCAGTTTGTGGTGACTGATGACCAGGACTACAAGGCCCATTTTACTGATCCAGACACTCTGGTCAACTGGGACTGTGTGCAGCAAGTG CGCATCTATAGCCATGAGGTGCCATCTTGCCCCATCTGCCTCTACCCTCCTGTGGCAGCCCGCATTACCCGGTGTGGACACATCTTCTGCTGGCCCTGCATGCTGCACTACCTGTCTCTTAGTGATAAGAGCTGGTCCAAGTGCCCCATCTGCTACGAGGCCGTGAACACCGACGACCTGAAGAG CGTGGTTGCCATGGAGACCAAGCAGTATGTGGCTGGTGATGTAATCACTATGCGCCTGATGCAGAGAGAAAAGGGAGCTCTGGTGGCCATGCCAAGCTCTCAGTGGGTGAAGGTGGAGGAGCCTGTTCGCTTCGGAG ATGCCTGTTTGAGCCCGTACTCCAAGCTGCTGCTGACCTCGCCGGCGCAGTTCCTGGGCCTGATCGCAGAGGAGAAGGCAGTCCTGCAGGCTCAGCTGAGCCAGGAAGAGGACAGTCAGGGCTGCTTCATCCAGAGCTCACTTTGTCTGTTGCAG GAGCATGAGGAaatgctgcagcagcagcagaagacaaATATGGACAGCCCTGACTTGTCTTCTCTGACTCTAAAAGAACCTTCTTCTCCCGTGGAGGAAGTGGTAACTAACATCAGCAGTGCCAAG CCTGTGCTGCAGTACTCCTCAGCATTTGATGATGAGGTAGTGGAGCAAACGGAAGATGCAGTTTCAGAGCTGCCAGGCTTTCCTGAAGCCATTTTGGAGAGTGTGCTGGAGGAGCCCCCTGAGGCTATGATGGATGTAGTCCCAGAGCCCCAGCTTGATGAGGAGAGCCCAGCCAACCAGGCAGAGTCAGGCCGTCCCTCAGCCAGTGTGGTGCACGGACCGTACTACTATTTCTACCAAG CTGATGACTGCCAGCAGATGTTTCTGCATCCTGTAAATGTGCGCTGTTTGTTGCGTGAATACGGCAGCTTGGAGGCCTGTCCCGACTCGATCACCGCCACAGTGGTGGAGATAGTGGGACAAACGGTCACTGAG GACATCCGCCGTCGCCATCGCTATCTGGCTCATCTGCCGCTCACGTGCGAGTTCAGCATCTGTGAGTTAGCCCTACAGCCGCCAGTCCTTTCCAAAGAAACTCTGGACACATTTGCAG ACGACTTGGAGAAAAGAAAGCGCCTGAGGCAGAAGAAAGCGAGGGATGAGAAACGCCGGGAGAAACGAATTGAAATTGAGGAGAGCAAAAAGCAGGGTAGAT ATCCTGAGGTGCATATTGGGCTGGAGAACCTTCATCATTTCCCAGCGTTCAACTCTCCGCCTTACGACAGTAGTCCACCAATCCAACCTGATTTCACTTTGGCCCCTCCGTCACCCCTCAGCAGCAGTCCATCCTCTG ATGGTATGAGATGCCCAAGTCTCTGTGCGTCCTCACCCACTGTGGGTAGTGTGGAGGATGATTCCCACTGCATGTCCTTTGCACAG ATGCTGAGAGATGGGAAAGCCAGAGCTGATGCTGGGCCCAGGATCGTTCCAAAGAGAG ATACGCTGCTTGCACCCCCAGCAGCAGACAGCGATGGCGAGAGCGACGGGTCGGATCGTGTCCCTGTGCCCAGCTTTCAGAACTCCTTCAGTCAGGCTTTTGAGAAGGCACTTCTGCAGCTGGACAACGGTCCAGCTTCCCCACCACAACCTGTGGTTGAACCAG atgaaaaaggaggaaagaagaaaaagaaaaagcagaaactTTTGTTCAGTACGTCCATGGTTCACACAAAGTAG